The region AGTCAAGTGATCTTGGGATCGTTGTCCATCAGCATCCTGCTGGCTGTGTAACTGGAATTTCCAGGTTCTCTCCACTGAACATTTTGCTGTAGTTCTATAGTGTAACTATCAGGGCTTGAGTTACATCACAAAGGCATCTTAGTTAAGATAAGCAATAAaaatataccgcttcacagtgcttcccagccctctctaagcagtttacagagtcatcctcttgcccacaacaatctgggtcctcatttgactgaccttggaaggacggaaggctgagtcaaccttgagccagttaggattaactgctggcagtaggcagaattagcctgcaatctggcattctaaccactgggagggagggagggagggagggagggagggagggagggagggagggagggagggaaggaaggaaggaaggaaggaagggcattagcaatagcaatagcacttgtttcaccccattttatgacatttcttgtcacagttgttaagtgaatcactgcagttgttaaattagtaaatggtggttaaatgaatctggtgtTCCCATAgacctggcttgtcagaaggtcacacaaaTGATCTCATGagcctgcaactgtcataaaggtgagtcagctgtcaagcatccaaatgtaactcACGTAaccctggagatgctgcaacggttgtaagggtgaaaaatggtcctgtcacttttttcagtgcggttgtagCTTCAAGTGGTCACAAGTGAACCctggtaagtggaggactacctatataccgcctctaagcagtttagccaacaatctgggtccccatttgaACAACCACAgacagctgagtcaaccttgagccagccagaatcaaactgctggcagaggGTAGAGTTggcagaagttgcctgcagtgtTTGCAGCGTTCTGAttctacatggtttaggacctggctacctgaaagaccgcctcctgccactcacctcccaacgaccaacaagatcgcacaggctgggcctcctccgggtgccgtcaaccagacaatgccggttggcggctccccgggtgCGGCTTTTACACActtctgatgggccgctcatgCTTGTAGCCGAATGGGAAGAAAGGACACCGGACAAATCCTTCTTGTGATGAACTCTGGCCCCGAGCAATGCCCGGGAGGCTTTTTTATTAGTCCCAAACAAAGAAAAGGTGTATACAATattacatcaacaggcacatgactAAATAATCCAATGATAAATATACAGCGTGGCAAAAAGCttcgtctctgggcaaaagaggGGGTGAGTGGCAGGGGGGCTGCTTCTTCCCTGGGCAGGAGAAGTGAGataaggaatagggaggggggaaagtgagCAGCTCGCATACCTTTGAAATGCTAACTGCTAGATAGATGCTGGTACAGAAAGGCACACTAATTAATAGGAAGACTTACGTATTGctaacaagaatgtttttgttagtaTCCATCTCTGGCCTATATTTTCCAGACAGCGTTAGCTGTCCTATATACAGAAATAGCAATGGAACTCAACATCtcctcatttttgttttaaaatgagaaggaggaaagcaAACATATCAAAATGCAGATTCTTCATCATCACTGGTTATAGCAAACACCTTTAcaaacaaattgttgtccaactcATGGTCGTCCTCAGCGTCCAGAAGGGACTTAGTTTCGTGGATAAGCACGTTCTTCCTAGCTGAGGAAAAAAGGCCTTTGAATAGCTGAAAGAGGGAGGGTAGGCATTGAATGCAGCAGCAAAGTGACACCAGCACTACTATAATACATATaatggaggaaaaaatgcttCTTAACCAGGAGCCATCCGGTAGCCAGGACCACAGACCATCCCACCAGGCTGGCAGGACGTCTTCTCGAATCTGGGAAGCCAACTCCTTTAAGGAACTGATCTGATGCTTAACCAATTGAGAGGTGTCTGACAGGTTAAAACAACACATGTTTTTGACAGATTCACAGCCTAGATGATGTACCAGTAACAGAAAATCAATGGCAGCACGGTTGTCTAAGACAGCATGTCTGATCTCTGCCTGTTCCATATTCAAGGCAGCTATGGCTGCAGATGTGATGTTTATAGTTTTTGCAAGGGAACAGGCAATGCGATGGGCTGTCCTGTGGTTATGCATTGCTAATGCCGGAACACCAACTATAGAGGTAGCAAGGGAAAGATATTCAGCCTCGTTAAAAAGATTAATTGAGCTGTCACATGTTTCATCAAGGACTACCGACCTCTGTGGTCGTGAAGTGAGGTCCTGTTTGGTTGGTAGAACCGCAGTGAGGCGACTCAGACAGCAACGTGTATCTGATAGATTAGCAGGtatgtaattaaaagttttttgacCACATGTGAAAAACCAACCAGCAGGAAGCAGAACGTGAGCCCGGTTGTAGGAAATGTTCTCGTAGGTGGAACAGTTGGCAGGAAAGATTCCCGTGGGCATGCAGGATTGTGTGAGAGAAGCAGTACAATTTTGAATGCGTGCACATGTAACGTTGGGTCCACTAGCTACAAAGGGTGTGGTGAGAGACATGGCATCAGCTGGGAGCCGTCTTGTGAAAGGGCCCCACACCATAGAGTCACCGTAAttaacttccttcctttttttaaacattgctagctgggtgtcttttaaaataacagaaagagGTGTGCAAACTGGTATTAAACAATTCCCTAATAACATGTTCAGGTCCACAGCTTCGCTTAGGCAAAAATTGGATACGTTTGCCTGTTCTGCCAAACGCATCCACAGGTTGTATGTCATTCGAGTGTGCAGACTGTGAGAAGCAGCTGACCTTTTCACCCTGTGTGTGAGAGATCTAGTAGGCACATGTAATGGTTCCTGTAACTTGTAAGAGGCACGATGGGAAATTTCACAGCGTATTAAAAATGCAAGCAATACTAAAACTATGCCACACAGTGAAAAAATAACATAATGATATGAAAAAGTTCTAAAACTAAAAGGTTTCATACACTCCTGCCACCGCGACAGGGGATAACCTGGAGGTCTTCTTCGAAATAAGGGACATCCTTCTGGTGGCGAATACGGTGGAGGGTGTCCTTCCCCGTTTTCCTGGTCGGGGCAGGAAACAGCCTCTGTGGTCTCATATGGTGGAGGGTGTCCAGGCCTGTTCTCCAGGTCAGGCCAGGAGGCAACCTCCACAAGCTGTACCTCATTTGGGGACTGACGGACGATCGCCATCCCTGGAAGTGTGTGGTGGTGATTTAGGAAGAAAAGGTCTTACGTGTCTTCCTGGCACCCAGAGCACTTTGTCTTTTAGCTGGATGGCAGCGTAGCCCCGTCCCCAAgtgatcaggtcagcaggtcctcgccacgtcaggtcaggcaggcagcgatagtagacaggtggacggggggtgtctgcagtaggtggagctgcaaaatgacgagtcgctgctgaggatggtgggctgccggtaagatttaaaaaattcaggGTATAAAGGCAAAGGTTAAGCGTgtcttgcactgctgggaggccagggggcatttttcccctattgccaatatatctgtccagggcatgttttaatgtctggttggcgcgctcagccaacgcctgaccctggctgttataaggaatgccaaatttatgtacaatgccccattggttacaaaaggcagcaaaggctgcacTTGTGTAAGAagggccattgtctgtttttaattcttttgggcgtcccagcgatgcaaaggtccgaatacaatgattaataacgtGTTTGGTGGCTtcgcccctttggggggatgccataatgtagcctgaatacgtgtcaatggaaacatgtaaatatttccaaggggcaaattgAGGATATTGAGTAatatccatttgccaaatttggcaacaccctgtccccctggggtttacccccatAGGGAGAGAGTTTGCATGCTGGCTACAAGAAGGGCACTGCTGAATAATAGCAgaagcctcatttgcagtaatgccaaattgtttcATGAGCGCTTTCTTGTTCTGATGAAAGTAAGAATGACTCTCCCATGGCGTGGGAGCTGTCAAggttaaaagagaagaagagttggcagcagcCGCTGCTGCAGTGTCGGCCACATCATTgccttcctggagaggcccagggaagggctgatggcttcgaatgtgggaaacatgaaaaaaattggTACGGGCAGAAATTAACTTAAAAAGAGCGAGAGTAATTGTGGttccaatgagggagaaagataggcctcataaattgatttcacaatctgagttacatagaggctatccaaaatcaagttaaagggtgtatttggaaaagttgaaaaagcCAAAACAGAGGCAGCAAGCTCCGCACGCTGAGCAGAAGTCTGCGGGGGGGTAATTTTTGTGCACCACCGACcattctcctgccaggcacaagcaccataggttttgcttccgtcagcaaaaatagtcatggcctgaggaagtgggaggggggaatatggagtgtgccattgcaagggaacagttttcaaaagagccaatctTGGGTCAGGGGGTGCATGGCAAGAAATCTCACCTGGCCAGTCAGCGAGTGCAAATTGAAGGTTTTCCGAATTAGCAAGTAAGGTCTCCCAAGTTgataaagaacaagggacaaaGATCGTGGAAGGTTCAATTCCTGCCAACAATTTTgttctgacacgggcttttgtaattagagctgcaaaaagtgcaggtttctgagaaattgtggattttggggtgtgagacaaatgtacccattcaataattaataattttgaagttttttgtacCACGGCTCCTGTTGGGAGCCCAAGAGTGTTACATATGATGAAAGCTAAGGGGGTGTTATCCTGAAAACGATCCACCCAAATTTGTGAAAGGGCCTCATTtacctcttttaaaacttgctgatgtgtttcatctaatttaataacatctgcagggtttttgcCCATTGTTAATGCAGAAAACAATGGAGCCAATTGAGGGGTTGTGAGCCCCATATATGGGCGTGCCCAATTAATGGAGcccaaatattgttgtaactgtACTAATGTGGGAGTGTGTGGCAAGTCCAATTTTGGCATTGCAGGTGCAGCATGAGAGGCCAAAAGCTTATGACCCAGATATGAAAAAGGTTGTGCTGTTTGAACCTTTTCTGGAGCTATGTGCAGGCCATTTTTATGGAGAAGATTAGTCAAAAAAGGTAATGTTGCTAAAACCGTGCCTGGGGGCCCACATGCTGCCACCAAGATGTCATCCATATAGTGGTAAATTAAAAAGTGAGGATGTGCCGTCCGATACGGCTGCAAAGTTTTGTCTACAAAATATTGACACAAGGTGGGGCTGTTGAGCATTCCCTGAGGCAGGACTGTCCATTGAAAGCGAGAAGCAGGTTTGGAGTTGTTAAATTCTGGGACAGTAAAAGCAAACAGTTTGCGATCTTTTTCATGGAGTGGtatagaaaaaaaggcatcttttaaatcaataatcaTGAGATCCCAcccttggggaatcaaatttggattggggaggccgcactgcagcgctcccatgggttggagaattttattaacagccctcaaatcatgcaaaaaacgccatttaccagatttcttttttataacaaacactGGGGTAATGTaagggctgtgggatatctctttcctctttctctcttctctctctgtctctctcatactctttctctttgtctctttcagtctctgtcactcttttttctttcttcctctctcccactcttttatcactttctcttcactctcttttccattcttcagtcactttctctgttgctccctcaaacacacacacacacaaacacactcatgcatgcacaaaagcatttttctccattccaattcagatcctataaatcaattgctctgtgaaacatctgtgaaaaagattcaggtgctcaggcatgaaaatatcatcaaagcaacagaaaagaaatcagaagagtcagtaagaaagggagaactccttgagacatgaacTCACGATGAGGAAAGACTAAAAGAGGCATTGTAGGGGGTAGAGGTAGCCAGGATGACAGGAAGAAAGTAAGAAGAGCCAGGCATTGGAGCGTCTATAGGTTCACTTGCCAAaagattgaaataagaaggaagataagaaacaGCCTTTTTTGTGAGGCTGGCTTAGTTTGCCGACTATGAGTCAGGTTGGAAAGCAGGCAGAAGCTTCCTCTAAAGGGATGTGATGCCGGGGAGCTTCAAAGGCTGAGGGTGACAAAGGCATGCATATAAGGGAAGAGAAAGCCTTGGATTCAAAGTGTGAATTTAGTGAAGAGGTTTCCAAATATGGCAGGGGGGGGTCCGGTCCCCCCATCATGGCCTTTTCATGAACTTTTAAGCATTCCATGACGATCTGCCAAGCGGAGAGTATTTTCGCTGGTGCCCTTAGGGGCTGGAGAAAATACTTCCCTAATTTTGCCCAAATGGTTGTTCGAATTGAGCCCTTCTCAGGATATGTGGGACAAATTTGATAAATGTACCTGAGACAATTAGTAAGATCTTTTTTTGAAGGGATGGGGAGaaagttcccattgttttttaagattaatattgagGATTTGGACAATTCTCTAAGTTCGAAGAGGTATGCAACCCGAGGCTTAGAGAATTCTGCCCTCATTACTCACGAATCTGGGAGGATGCTCCGTCTGCGACGGCCGGTCCTGATATGCAAGAGGCGTTCCTTCGCCGATGAGCAAGAGGACTCCAAATGGGACGGATGCAGCGACGTGTTTGATCAGCAAGATCACGTCGGAGGTCACCAGTTGCGGCTTTTACACActtctgatgggccgctcatgCTTGTAGCCGAATGGGAAGAAAGGACACCGGACAAATCCTTCTTGTGATGAACTCTGGCCCCGAGCAATGCCCGGGAGGCTTTTTTATTAGTCCCAAACAAAGAAAAGGTGTATACAATattacatcaacaggcacatgactAAATAATCCAATGATAAATATACAGCGTGGCAAAAAGCttcgtctctgggcaaaagaggGGGTGAGTGGCAGGGGGGCTGCTTCTTCCCTGGGCAGGAGAAGTGAGataaggaatagggaggggggaaagtgagCAGCTCGCATACCTTTGAAATGCTAACTGCTAGATAGATGCTGGTACAGAAAGGCACACTAATTAATAGGAAGACTTACGTATTGctaacaagaatgtttttgttagtaTCCATCTCTGGCCTATATTTTCCAGACAGCGTTAGCTGTCCTATATACAGAAATAGCAATGGAACTCaacacccgggggagggccttctctgttgctgtgccgaccctgtggaacgatctacccgcagagatccggacccttaccactctcccggccttccgtaaagctgttaagacctggttgttctggcaggcctggggctgttgatggatatccagcccccacttagatgtaatggatgatgtgaatttttaatattgtatttttctatttttaaatttaaactgtttctgtcttgctgtgagccgcccagagtcccgatgggagtgggcggcatacaaattttaataaaccttaaaccttaaaccctGCACTGCCCtggaagctcatcagagggaAATTCAGCATGATAATAATGAGGGACAGTGAAAATAATCAGTGGGTCGCTtccaatagaacagaataggaatggagaatagaataaacTTTATTGCCACTTTGAATGTACTCCATGCACACatggaaatgtatgactagttttttttttcttttttcctaattatttgcattgggattattccttatactatttatattgtttgtatttgctgtcacatgattgcaccagtgaggctaaaaccaattttgttgtatttactttgtacaatgacaataaaggctatattatACAGTACTATACTACACCAATCGGCATACAGtagaaatgaaattttgttgcctaCAGGCTCTCAAATAGTCTCCACCAATTTTACCCTACATAaaacatgacaagataaataaataaataattaaatacaaaaaGTAGGAGTTGTGGGCGCTCCAtggctggaggctttcaagatttGAGTGGGGTGGGGACtagaaattttaggcctggataaccttgaactacgcaGTCTACATTCCAACCTGAGTTTAGTGCACAGGATTATCTGCCACAACGTCCTAAATTACCTAAATGCAATccgtttggttccaccacaaaaacgcggtagactaaagcgcgctcgacgaaagcgcgtacgtgacgtcatcacagcgcgacgaaaacagcacgctgtgagcggtaaacttaaaattaacgcgcaaatctaaacctaacccccccaaacctaaccctaacccttaacctaaccctaaacctaaccctatacctaaccctttacctaacccttaacctaaccctaacgcttaacgtaaccctaaacctgacccttaacctaacccttacctttatgtgaatcggcttgctttaaaagcgctttttaaagcgcccttttttctctgcagtcgtatttgtcgcgctgctgatgacatcaggtacgcgctttaatcgggcgcgctttagtggaccgcggttttgatgggtcacgatccgttttaatcttgattgcaggaaaaacaactTCAGCAAGAGTAGTAAATGTctggaacaccctacctgatcctaTTGTTAGCTCCTCTAACCCCAATACCTGACCTTAAGGCTTAAggcttaagctgtctaccgtggcCCTTAcgtgtttcttaagaggtccataacGGGAGCTTGCATAAGCGCAAcggcgtgcctactgtccccatttatatgtactctttttatgtgtttatggctgttttgcctatttatatccatttatttgtgccatttttctcagatgtttatatatttgtttccTTGGACTTGTGgactaacaaaaataaaataataaagtaaaataagataaataaaaataaaatgaaaataaaaaggtcTCTTCCCGCTCTAAGTTTGAATTCGGAAATTTGAATTGAGGCGCGCGGCGGACTCCGCCCTAGAGCCGGAAAGGGCGGAGCGTCCTCCTTAGGCCGGGCAGGACACCTCCGGCGAGGACCAAGCGCGGCCCCTGCCGGCCAGGAGGAGGAGGCCCAACTGCGGCCTGCAGGCTCCCATGGCGGCGGCAGCGTGGCGGAGGGCGGCTGAGGCGAGTGGGGGCTctgacgggggtgggtgggtcggAGGGGGCCCCTCTGCGCATGCTCATTCGTTTTCTTCGCAGGCCTCCGCGCGGGCCCTGAGGGGCGCCTGGGGGTTGCCGGTCGCGGGCCGCGGCTTCCGGAGCAGCGCCGTGGCGGAGAAGGTGAGGCGGGGGTCCTCCTGCGGGGGCGGAGAAAGGGGCCTCGGGGGTGGTGGTGAAGGGTTGGGAGCCGCCTGGCCCACGCGCGCCCCGCTCTCCCTTGCAGTGCCAAGCGGGCCGCATCCGCCCTCGGAAGGGGAACCAGCCGGTGACCTACGAAGAGGCCCACCCGCCCCACCACATCGCCCACCGCAAGGGCTGGCTCTCCCTGCACACCGGTGAGCCCCTCCCCCGGGATAGGGGTGGGTGGGCTTCCTCCCCCTCCGTTAACCTCAAGGCCcctggagccccctccccacttaGAATAATCCCctgtttttggggtgggtgggggagctgCAAAGGAGAGGAATAACAACACCAAATACCCCACCACTGCCAAAATTTATGGAGCCAGGGGGATGGGAGGCCAGCAGCCTAGAGGTCAAAATGGCTTTTCTAAACATAAAGCATGAATTTAATGTTTTATatgagaggtcttcaaacttggcaacttttcagactttatggacttcaattcccagcactGAATTTGCAAATGTCTTCCTTAAAATGCCTCATTACCTTCAGCATCCACTCCTTGCAAAGCAAGAGTAGCTTAGATGAAAAGCTCTGAAGACTGGGGTGGGGGTAGTAGAGACCCTTGGCCACAAGATTTTGCATAGATTTTGGACCCTCCTCTATTACACTATAACAGAGGCCGTCAAAtttagcaacttgaagacttgtggacttcaactcccagaattatccagccagtatcacttactctcttgtaatcccttcctctgcaatctctccacttagatcagaggtcttcaaagcagagctggctggagaattctgggagttgaagtccacaagtcttcaagttgccaagtttggggacccttgTAAATTTAAACGAAACGGCAGCAGCAATAAGTCTTTGCAGTGATGAGAGATGTCTGGAAAACGGTGTTGGGTGAAGTCCTTTTCCGGGATCTGACTTGTTGTAGCAACAGCGTGTGGGGTACTCTGCAGAATACCCCTCTCCGGCTCAGCCCCAAGGCCGCCTCGTGCATGGCGAGAaaaggacaaaataaaataaaacaggctCTGTCGTCCTTGCTTTGCTCCTACAGGTAACCTGAACGGGGAGACGGATGCAGCGGATCGCACGCTGGAGGATGTCTTCATCCGCAAGTTCCTCTTTGGCACATTCCATGGCTGCTTGGCGGAGGAGGTGGTACTGAAGCGCCGGGCCAACACGGTGATCATCTGCACCCTCCTCATCCAGAATCTCCCTCCCCATAAGATTTACTTCCTGATCGGCTACACGGAGGTGCTGCTTTCCTTCTTCTACAAGTGTCCTGTGAAGATGGAGGTGCAGACCATCTCGGAGAAGGTCATTTACAAACATCTTTAATCCTGGTGGAGCTTATAGTAGAAAAAGGTTCCTGACTCCTGATTGGTATTGATGCTCCGCACTGGGCCCAGTGGGGGTCCTTGCTCCTTTTGCCCTGGAACAGACTGATGTTTTCTAGCTATTGACTTCTCCTCCAGAGACCGGAAAATAGATGGAAGTGCCCAGAGATAGGAGAAATCTTGTCCATTCTTAGAAATGAATTGCTGAAATACAAATGAGGAATTTGTGTCCCTATTTGTGACTCTTCTCTGATCTTTGTCTCTTTAGCTGATCTTGGCCCGCATTGCTCTCTGTAGCATGTTAAAATCATTTCACTTTGCTTCGTTGAATGGGGTGCCCCTGGTTGAGGTTGCATATAGCTAGTGAGCCGGACTGGACGAGGTGGCTCAGTTtctgagacactgagcttgtcgatcaaaagttcggcagtttgaatccctagtgctgcataacggagtgagctcccgttacttgtcccagcttttgccaacttagcagtttgaaagcaggtaaaaaatgcaagtagaaaaatagggaccacctttggtgagaaggtcacagcgttccgtgcaccttcggcattgagtcatgccggccacatgaccacggagacgtcttcagacactgttggctcttcggctttgaaactaagatgagcaccgccccctagagtcgggaacgactagcacgcatgtgcaaggggaacctgaACTTTTACCTTAGAGAGCCTGCAGGTTGCTACCCCAGGgcaagtggagggggggggaggagtttcCGCTGAACAGAAGTTGAAAAAGCTGGACTGTGGCTGCTCCGTTTGCCCCCCTTTCacccttttctttcttcacagatTCAGAGCAAGCGCTTCAGGATAGGAAGGAACCTGGTCTGTAAAGGCTTGTGGGGCAGAGTGAAGACAAACAAAATGGCACCAAAGGTCATGCTAGATTCTTTTCAGGCAAAGGGCCAGAATTGAACCCTGTGAGGAGTTCTGGGATAAGCTGGCTGTGAAGATTATGAACTTCACAGCCAGCttcaggcaaccagtgcaggagGGCCTGGGGTGGTAGAAATGGAAGGACAACATGGAAGGTTCctgggggagggcagaaaaatGCACTCTGGAGAAATTCTTGCTGctttttctggaaaaaagaatCTGTTCCATGCACTTCCCTTTAGTTACAGCTTGGAGGTAAAGTATTCACAAATAGGATGAATAATTTCCTGGCAGCCCACATTCGAGCATAGCCCAGGCATGACCAGTAGCACAGCTTGAAGCTCAGGGTGGCTTCCTGTGTAGTGAGAGTGTGGGGAAACATGATTTCCATCAAAGTCATGCTTCCTTCAAGTTGCCATGTTGTAACAGGGCTGAGTAATTGGCAAAATTCATGATGGACTGGTGGTATCCAAGGGTCACAGCGGTTTCATTTTGTGCTAAAAACAAGCAATGTGACCAGCTGGTCCTTCCTTGCCTGATCTCAAAAAAAGCTCAAAAGAGCCAGTCCTGGTTAAACCACCAAGGGAATCTCAGGACAATAAACCAGACTGGGATTTGGGCAAAGAACAATAGCAAATCTCTCTTCCCGGACTTTGTCCAGA is a window of Thamnophis elegans isolate rThaEle1 chromosome 13, rThaEle1.pri, whole genome shotgun sequence DNA encoding:
- the MRPS24 gene encoding 28S ribosomal protein S24, mitochondrial; translation: MAAAAWRRAAEASARALRGAWGLPVAGRGFRSSAVAEKCQAGRIRPRKGNQPVTYEEAHPPHHIAHRKGWLSLHTGNLNGETDAADRTLEDVFIRKFLFGTFHGCLAEEVVLKRRANTVIICTLLIQNLPPHKIYFLIGYTEVLLSFFYKCPVKMEVQTISEKVIYKHL